The following proteins come from a genomic window of Brevibacillus antibioticus:
- a CDS encoding ABC transporter ATP-binding protein, which translates to MDKTEKLLEVSGLRVTFKTHGGEVNAVRDVNFTLNKGETLAIVGESGCGKSVTARSIMRLIPEHIGKIAGGSIHFKGQDLAKLPEKQMRELRGKEISMIFQDAMTSLNPTITIGEQIMEGIIRHQKVARSEAKRQAIEILTLVGIANPESRLKQYLHQFSGGMRQRIMIAIALVCKPSILIADEPTTALDVTIQAQIIELFKSIQQKTGVSIIIITHDLGVVAKIADRVNVMYAGKVVESGPVRDIFYNPQHPYTKGLLASMPRLDADRSIPLSPIPGTPPDLFSPPIGCAFAARCDYALEVCRNYQPAQTHVHSKHAVSCWLQDPRAKKVLASMQPPTGT; encoded by the coding sequence ATGGATAAAACGGAAAAGCTGCTGGAAGTCAGTGGGCTTCGGGTCACATTCAAGACGCATGGTGGTGAAGTAAACGCCGTTCGGGACGTCAACTTTACCTTGAACAAAGGGGAGACACTAGCGATTGTCGGTGAATCCGGATGTGGGAAAAGCGTGACTGCAAGGAGCATTATGCGACTGATCCCGGAGCATATCGGAAAAATCGCGGGTGGAAGCATTCATTTTAAAGGGCAGGACCTGGCAAAGCTGCCGGAAAAGCAAATGCGCGAGCTACGTGGGAAAGAAATTTCCATGATCTTTCAAGACGCGATGACGTCACTCAATCCGACCATCACCATTGGTGAGCAGATTATGGAGGGAATCATTCGCCATCAAAAGGTCGCCAGAAGTGAAGCTAAGCGGCAAGCGATTGAAATTCTCACCTTGGTCGGAATCGCCAATCCAGAAAGTCGTCTCAAGCAGTACCTCCATCAGTTCAGTGGTGGGATGCGCCAACGGATCATGATTGCGATTGCGCTTGTCTGTAAGCCATCCATTCTGATTGCGGATGAGCCCACGACAGCGTTGGATGTAACGATTCAGGCGCAAATCATCGAGCTGTTCAAAAGTATTCAGCAAAAGACGGGAGTCTCGATCATTATTATCACGCATGATTTGGGAGTCGTCGCCAAGATTGCGGATCGGGTCAACGTTATGTATGCCGGAAAAGTGGTAGAGTCCGGGCCAGTTCGTGACATTTTTTACAATCCGCAGCATCCGTACACCAAAGGTTTGCTGGCGTCGATGCCCCGTTTGGATGCGGATCGCTCTATTCCGTTGAGTCCTATACCCGGAACACCCCCGGATTTGTTCAGCCCGCCAATTGGCTGTGCATTCGCTGCGCGCTGTGATTACGCGTTGGAAGTATGCCGGAATTACCAGCCTGCCCAGACCCATGTCCATAGCAAACACGCGGTTTCCTGTTGGTTGCAGGACCCACGGGCGAAGAAGGTGCTGGCGTCGATGCAACCGCCAACGGGGACCTGA
- a CDS encoding ABC transporter permease, whose product MRKDSLNAEAIVRPQLTFWQEAWLRLRGNKLALMGLVVIILLGVMATIGPMISGHEYAKQSIVMKNKPPSEANWFGTDDFGRDVFTRVWYGARISLFVGLTAALIDFFIGVLYGGIAGYLGGRIDNIMMRFVDILYGLPYLLVVILLMVVMGPGLLTIIIALSATGWIGMARTVRGQVLQMKNSEYVLAAKTMGAKPFYIIRKHLLPNTIGIIIVYVTLSVPSAIFAEAFLSFLGLGIQAPMASWGVMANDGLPTILSGHWWRLFFPAFLISLTMLAFNVLGDGLRDAFDPKSRR is encoded by the coding sequence ATGCGCAAAGACAGCCTCAATGCGGAAGCGATTGTGCGACCTCAACTGACGTTTTGGCAAGAAGCTTGGCTTCGTCTGAGAGGAAACAAGCTGGCTCTGATGGGGTTGGTGGTTATTATCTTGCTTGGGGTTATGGCTACAATTGGACCGATGATCTCTGGTCATGAATACGCCAAACAGTCGATTGTTATGAAAAACAAACCGCCATCGGAAGCGAACTGGTTCGGGACTGATGATTTTGGCCGCGATGTGTTCACGCGTGTTTGGTATGGTGCGCGCATTTCCCTGTTTGTCGGTTTGACGGCAGCCCTTATCGATTTTTTCATTGGTGTCTTGTATGGAGGAATTGCCGGATATTTGGGCGGGCGAATCGATAATATCATGATGCGCTTCGTCGACATTTTGTACGGACTTCCTTATTTGTTGGTGGTGATTTTGCTGATGGTCGTCATGGGGCCGGGACTTTTAACCATTATTATCGCCTTAAGTGCGACCGGTTGGATCGGGATGGCCCGGACTGTACGCGGTCAGGTCCTGCAAATGAAAAACTCGGAGTACGTACTGGCAGCAAAAACAATGGGGGCAAAGCCTTTCTACATCATTCGCAAGCACCTGCTGCCCAACACAATTGGCATCATCATTGTCTATGTCACGTTATCTGTTCCTTCTGCGATTTTCGCAGAGGCGTTTCTAAGCTTCCTCGGTCTGGGTATTCAGGCGCCAATGGCTAGCTGGGGTGTGATGGCGAACGATGGACTCCCCACCATTTTGTCCGGTCATTGGTGGCGGCTCTTTTTCCCTGCTTTCCTCATCTCGCTGACGATGCTCGCGTTCAACGTGCTCGGTGATGGTTTGCGCGATGCATTCGATCCGAAGTCAAGGAGGTAG
- a CDS encoding ABC transporter permease, producing the protein MLSFVLRRFISMIVTLWLIITLTFFLMHAVPGSPFEKEGKALNEAVAANLNAYYNLDKPLLVQYGLYLQKLVQFDLGPSIANSSDTVNKMIARGFPVSFQLGLISVVFAIVAGIALGVIAALRHNRLIDYLAMIIAVIGISVPSFVVASLLIKYLAVEWKLLPTATWGTWQHVIMPALALAFGPIAIIARLTRTNMLEVLTQEYIETARAKGLSPATIVLKHALRNAILPVVTLLGALIANVLTGSFVIEKIFAIPGMGKYFVAGINNRDYSVIMGTTVFYSALLIFLMFVVDVLYGIIDPRIKLHRKESEG; encoded by the coding sequence TTGCTATCTTTTGTCTTGCGCAGATTTATCTCCATGATCGTGACGTTATGGCTCATCATTACCCTCACCTTTTTCCTGATGCATGCCGTTCCAGGATCTCCTTTTGAAAAAGAAGGAAAGGCATTAAACGAAGCAGTTGCTGCCAATCTCAATGCCTACTACAACCTGGATAAGCCACTACTCGTCCAATACGGGCTGTACTTGCAAAAGCTGGTGCAGTTTGACCTTGGGCCATCGATTGCCAACAGCTCGGATACGGTCAACAAAATGATCGCCCGTGGATTCCCCGTTTCTTTTCAACTCGGTCTGATTTCTGTCGTCTTTGCGATTGTCGCTGGTATCGCGCTCGGTGTGATCGCCGCGCTACGACATAACCGTCTCATTGATTACCTTGCCATGATTATTGCCGTTATCGGAATATCTGTTCCCAGCTTTGTTGTCGCTTCCTTATTAATCAAATATTTGGCGGTCGAATGGAAGCTGTTGCCGACCGCAACGTGGGGTACTTGGCAGCATGTGATTATGCCAGCGCTTGCATTGGCATTTGGTCCGATTGCGATTATCGCTCGTTTGACCCGTACCAACATGCTAGAAGTGTTGACCCAGGAATATATTGAAACCGCTCGTGCAAAAGGGCTGTCTCCGGCGACAATCGTGTTGAAGCACGCACTGCGTAATGCGATTTTGCCTGTCGTCACGCTTTTAGGCGCACTGATTGCCAACGTTTTAACGGGAAGCTTTGTGATCGAAAAAATATTTGCGATTCCTGGGATGGGGAAATATTTCGTCGCTGGCATTAATAACCGTGACTATTCCGTCATTATGGGAACGACCGTTTTCTATAGCGCACTCTTGATCTTCCTGATGTTTGTCGTCGATGTCCTGTACGGCATCATTGATCCGCGAATTAAGCTACATCGAAAGGAGAGCGAAGGATGA
- a CDS encoding DUF3870 domain-containing protein has translation MFDKDTIYIVGDAQSSSNNPITQQFSAFFVGLVVDTSNDKIVDAACSSTVQLTSDFARSIFIGHSIMASEEIGEEIRFRYFGSSQKTLIAAFKDAQKKYKQAVSTRNKATVTK, from the coding sequence TTGTTTGATAAAGATACCATTTATATCGTAGGCGATGCACAGTCCTCCTCGAACAATCCGATTACACAGCAATTCAGTGCTTTTTTTGTCGGATTGGTTGTCGATACTTCCAACGACAAGATCGTAGATGCGGCCTGTTCCTCCACGGTCCAATTGACGTCTGATTTTGCTCGGTCGATCTTTATCGGTCATTCGATTATGGCGTCGGAGGAAATTGGCGAAGAGATTCGCTTTCGGTATTTTGGATCTTCCCAAAAAACATTGATCGCAGCGTTTAAGGACGCGCAAAAGAAGTACAAACAAGCAGTTTCCACGAGAAATAAAGCCACAGTCACCAAATGA
- a CDS encoding ATPase, T2SS/T4P/T4SS family: protein MRGIEREQPVGLDIQTIEDMKQAARDYLNHFGKTREEKLEMQRILALAEQGDRDSHNHIILRLQHYFEEVLQRPVTEQILPHVNGYEGLTFSTYGWGILDAVLHLSPWVEEVRISANRNIAYLEQGVKKSLPYTPSWKEVETLQQKLTNTAGLSFNEKKPRLSGYLHSLKARLTMFTFPYSRVPTILVRRFTTPTFSLDQLRTQQQPAFDERIQWLMEQQVYGRSNVLVIGPMAAGKTTLMMCMLKLKDPRTEYITIFESEHEMRFGDIWTGEVIELQNVEEIGIELEHCFKDMYRSTANTILIGEIREPIEAYHFINAGIRGTDATIGAMHERFAHRALHDLTDLVYQYGGRSVELTQERISRAVNFVNSLTYRNSGHRFIDAIHTTEWNSSFNRVESIPLVGRNMQTGAYEWTGNQLSPHLVEYMCYVGKADMEVLRELRLTDIGRQL, encoded by the coding sequence ATGAGAGGGATAGAACGAGAACAACCAGTTGGATTGGACATCCAAACCATCGAGGACATGAAACAAGCAGCAAGAGATTATTTAAATCATTTTGGCAAAACTCGAGAAGAGAAGCTAGAGATGCAACGAATTCTCGCTTTGGCAGAACAGGGAGACCGTGATAGTCACAATCATATTATTCTGCGTTTACAGCATTATTTTGAGGAAGTCCTCCAACGACCAGTAACCGAACAAATTTTGCCGCATGTCAACGGTTACGAAGGTCTTACCTTTTCTACTTACGGGTGGGGCATACTCGATGCCGTCCTCCATTTGTCTCCGTGGGTAGAGGAAGTGCGAATTTCTGCAAACCGCAACATTGCATACCTGGAGCAAGGAGTCAAAAAATCTCTCCCTTACACGCCAAGTTGGAAAGAGGTTGAAACCCTCCAACAAAAGTTGACCAATACAGCGGGTCTATCTTTTAACGAGAAAAAACCTAGATTGAGTGGATATTTACATTCACTAAAAGCGAGACTGACCATGTTCACTTTCCCTTATTCCAGAGTTCCGACTATTCTGGTAAGGCGATTTACAACGCCTACTTTTTCGCTCGACCAACTCCGTACACAGCAACAGCCAGCCTTTGACGAAAGAATTCAATGGTTAATGGAACAGCAAGTGTACGGACGCAGCAATGTACTGGTTATTGGACCGATGGCTGCAGGGAAAACAACGTTGATGATGTGTATGTTGAAGTTGAAGGACCCTCGGACAGAATATATCACGATATTTGAAAGTGAACACGAAATGCGATTTGGTGATATATGGACTGGGGAAGTGATTGAACTCCAAAACGTGGAGGAAATCGGCATTGAATTAGAGCATTGCTTCAAAGACATGTACCGATCAACCGCAAATACGATTTTGATTGGAGAAATTCGTGAGCCTATAGAAGCGTACCATTTTATAAATGCCGGGATCAGAGGGACGGACGCTACAATCGGAGCGATGCACGAACGATTTGCTCATAGAGCTTTACATGATTTGACCGATCTTGTCTATCAATACGGAGGGCGGAGTGTCGAGCTGACCCAGGAACGGATTAGCAGGGCAGTCAATTTTGTCAATTCGCTTACATACCGTAACAGTGGTCACCGTTTTATTGATGCCATTCATACAACGGAGTGGAATTCATCTTTTAACCGAGTCGAATCTATTCCCCTTGTAGGTCGCAACATGCAGACGGGAGCTTATGAATGGACGGGGAATCAACTGAGCCCACATTTAGTTGAATACATGTGTTACGTCGGTAAAGCAGACATGGAAGTGTTGAGAGAGCTACGTCTTACCGATATAGGCAGGCAGCTATGA
- a CDS encoding SAF domain-containing protein, whose amino-acid sequence MKKQTLLVICLISFLLAGSSFYAATQYIDAMAAEKLFAPVVKVAAGKEISAFEPITQNDVILVQEEVDEILPGSARDLDTVLGKRSTQTIYEGEQLLVEKLTESQLLPEKGEARYEFPLLSIHPLTELRKGDHVKIWVKYKSPSELQGYPAPLHFRKSNDTADLLFESQLASVRDSNGIEIYTLKPSLLPSPDQMDSIFHGSREKPLQNGEKRYRDYRVQPTALPAFIGFNLTDEEYVILSEAMSYGMLQVGHIMGSKEQAS is encoded by the coding sequence ATGAAGAAGCAAACATTGCTTGTCATTTGCTTAATTTCGTTTCTGCTAGCAGGGTCGTCCTTTTATGCAGCGACTCAATATATTGATGCGATGGCTGCAGAAAAGCTGTTTGCCCCAGTTGTAAAGGTAGCTGCAGGGAAAGAAATATCAGCCTTCGAGCCAATTACACAAAATGACGTGATACTTGTACAGGAAGAGGTGGATGAAATTCTTCCAGGTTCAGCGCGTGATTTGGATACCGTTCTCGGGAAAAGGAGCACGCAGACTATATATGAAGGCGAGCAATTATTAGTGGAAAAGCTGACAGAATCGCAGCTTTTACCGGAAAAAGGGGAGGCACGCTATGAGTTCCCCCTACTATCCATTCATCCTTTAACGGAATTACGCAAAGGCGATCATGTGAAAATTTGGGTCAAATACAAGAGTCCCTCGGAGCTACAAGGCTATCCTGCACCACTACATTTTCGAAAATCCAATGATACGGCAGATTTGTTATTTGAAAGTCAGCTTGCAAGCGTGAGGGACAGTAATGGTATCGAGATCTATACATTAAAGCCGAGCTTGTTACCATCGCCTGATCAGATGGATTCTATCTTTCATGGATCGCGAGAAAAGCCGTTGCAGAATGGCGAAAAACGATATCGTGACTATCGGGTTCAGCCAACAGCACTACCTGCTTTTATCGGCTTTAATTTGACAGACGAGGAGTATGTGATACTTAGCGAGGCAATGTCATATGGGATGCTTCAGGTAGGACATATCATGGGTTCAAAGGAGCAAGCGTCATGA
- a CDS encoding TadE/TadG family type IV pilus assembly protein, with protein MIARIGRVIRVRVKDERGSQMIEFILVFPLVWILIVFSFDQFSMMYNKQKALAAAYEAGRIAAVQPNFGLAKFHAKERGTSELAQGIGVLHKDVQLELDGNGWRKGSHVKAKATVSFRLLATGELFEITESYNMMVENAEEKQ; from the coding sequence ATGATCGCACGCATAGGACGAGTGATACGTGTGAGGGTGAAAGATGAGCGAGGCAGCCAAATGATTGAGTTTATTTTAGTATTTCCTTTAGTTTGGATCTTGATTGTATTCTCCTTTGACCAATTCAGCATGATGTACAACAAGCAAAAGGCATTGGCCGCTGCGTATGAGGCAGGGAGAATTGCTGCAGTGCAGCCCAATTTCGGTTTGGCCAAATTCCATGCGAAAGAGCGAGGCACATCGGAATTAGCACAAGGTATTGGAGTCCTTCACAAAGATGTGCAGCTGGAGCTTGATGGGAACGGCTGGAGAAAAGGCAGTCATGTAAAAGCTAAAGCAACAGTGTCATTTCGGCTTCTCGCTACGGGGGAATTATTCGAGATAACTGAAAGCTATAACATGATGGTTGAAAATGCGGAGGAGAAGCAATGA
- a CDS encoding A24 family peptidase has protein sequence MTNVVLLGLLGMAAWMDWRQRKIPNTLVFPTIAVGLWYQWEGELVTGALLGVAGAFLLTVGPVILKGMGMGDQKLLMAVGAWTSWSEVYSLFLHSIVMCLIVMVFYPQNWARLRNNLQIIAAGWTAHRQIWLPDRERTALSFPYAVYLLGAFVFQSIRDVIGANG, from the coding sequence ATGACAAACGTAGTCTTGCTGGGCTTGTTAGGAATGGCAGCATGGATGGATTGGAGACAAAGAAAAATACCAAATACTCTTGTCTTCCCGACGATTGCTGTCGGCTTATGGTATCAGTGGGAAGGTGAATTAGTAACGGGAGCATTGCTAGGTGTGGCGGGAGCCTTTTTGTTGACAGTTGGTCCCGTAATCTTAAAAGGGATGGGGATGGGGGATCAAAAGTTGCTGATGGCTGTTGGTGCTTGGACGAGCTGGAGTGAGGTGTATTCTTTGTTTTTGCATTCCATCGTTATGTGCCTGATTGTTATGGTGTTCTATCCGCAAAATTGGGCTCGCCTACGCAACAATCTTCAAATCATAGCAGCTGGATGGACAGCTCATCGACAAATATGGCTTCCAGACAGGGAAAGAACAGCCTTGTCATTCCCCTACGCCGTATATTTGCTGGGTGCTTTTGTTTTCCAATCAATACGAGATGTCATCGGAGCAAACGGATGA